The nucleotide sequence GCCGGTTTCGGGCCCGAACTCGCGGCCCTGGCGGCCGCCTTCGGCGCGTACGTGGTCGTGTCGTTGCCCTTCGACGTCGTCGGCGGCCATGTCGTCCCTCGCCGCTTCGGCCGGTCCGAGCGGTCGTTCGGCGTATTCCTGGTGGGTTGGCTGCGCGGCGTCCTGGTGCAGGGCGCGTGGTGGGTCGGTCTCGGTCTCGTCGTCCTGCAGGCGTCGCGGGCCGTCTCGCCCTGGCTCGGATTCGCCGTGGTCGCGGTGGCCACGGGAGGACTGGTGCTGGCGCAGGGCGTGTTCGCGCGTTGGGTCGGCGGTCTGCGCCCGTCGCAGCGGGCGGTGCCTACGACGGGTCCGGCCTCCGAACTGCTCGGCACGCGCCGGGTGCTGGCGATCGACCACGACGACGTGGGATTCACCGGAGGCTGGGTCGGACCGCCCGGCCGCGAGGCCCTTCTCGTTCCGGCGCGCTGGGTGCGCGACCTCGCGTCCGATCGCTTCGAGGCCGAACTCGTGCGCCGCGGATCGGTCCTGCGCTCCGGTGCACGCGAGCGCGGGCTCGTGCTGGCCGCCGCCTTCGACCTGATCGGCTTCGGGCTCGCCGTCTTCGTCCTCGGCGGATCGCTGACGAGCGTGGCCGGGCTCGTCACCGTGTCGCTGTGGGTCACGCTGTGGTCGTTCGTGGGCGCGTTGATCCTGCCGTCGCTGAGCCGGCCCGGCGTGTACTGGGCCGACCGCGCGGCCTCCGAACTCGGCGTCGACCCCGCGACCCTGCGCGAGACCGCCCGGCAGCTCGACCGCTGGCAGGACGACGAACCGCGCCGCCCGCGCGGCGTGGAGACCATCTTCCATCCGATCCCCGCCGTGGAGCACCGGGTCGAAGCGCTCGATCACCGACGTCCTGCGGGTCCGGGGGCGTGGCACACCGCGCGCGTGGCGTTGTGGCTGAGCTGGGCGTCGTTCGGACTGCTCGGACGGGCCGTGCACTGCAACTGCGGGCGGCCGGAGCTGTGGGTGCTGTTGCCGGCGGATTGAGCGCGCGGCGACACGAGGTCACTCCTGGACGTCTCCGACCTGCAGATCGGCGGCCGCGACCCGTTTCGAATCGAGTCCGAGCCACTCGAGAGCACGCGACAAGGTCGAGAAGACCTCGACCCCGCGATCGCGGAACTGACGTTGAAGGAGCATCATCAGGGCCGTCGCCCCCGGATCGCGAACGAGATAGGCCGCCCGCGGATCGAAGTCCCCGTAGGCCTCGCGCAGCCAGGGAGCGAACTCCTTCGTGAGCCGGCTGTCGAAGGTCACGTCACCCACGACACACAGGATCACCGTCTTCGGGCCGAGGTCGCCCGAGGAGATCTCCTGGAGCTTCACCGACTTGACCTGGTCGAGCTCGACGTCGCCGTCCAACTGCTCGACGATGAGGTCGTGGTCCGGAAAGTACGCGTAACGCAAGCCCATGCGCGGGATCCTCCGTAGGCAGGAACGGACGGACAGACGGGCATTCGCATGGTGACAGGTTTCAGCGCCGGTTGCCATGACCGGATACCATGACCGGATACCGCATCTCCTCCCGTAGAGGCGCAATTAAGGCGAAAGTAGTGGCGGTCCACAAGCTGCGTGCAAGGTCCGATGCGATCGCTTAGATTTCCCGCCTCGCGCGCAACCTCCCCCGAGCTCCCGACATGTCGAATGCATCCCGACCACTGACCGTCCGACGCCACCCGACGATCCGCCACCTCTGGCAGGTCCTCCGCGACGATCACGACGTGGCCCTCGCCCACGCCCCGAGCCGCGCCGAGGCCGAACTCATCGCCCAGGGCATCGCGCACAGGGAGGGCATCGACGTGCTCGTCGACGACGGGCCCGACCGCCGGACGGCCTAGAGTGCCACCGGGCGCCGTTGGGACGGCCATCGCGGAATTCCGCTAAGGCTTCCGCCCTGCGCGACCGATCGCGAACGGTGGAACGGCACCGCCCGGCACACCAGCCCGGCGCGGAACGCCGCGAGGCCGCCCTGCCTCGGCCCTCCCACGCGCTCCCGGGACCCGCCATGACCATCCGTTCGAGAATCCTGATCGCCACCGTCGCGCCCATCGTCGCGGGCATCGCGGTGCTCGTCGTCGTGACCGCGCTGTCGGTCCGCGAACAGACCCACGAGCGGATCGAGACGGCCCGTGACCGCTACGAGGCCGCCGTGGTCGACCGCCTCCGGGCGCAGGTCGAACAAGCCGCCGCCGCCATCGACGGCGCCGAGGCGGCCGGAGCCGACGCGGGCGAGGAACTCGAGCGGGTCCGCCACCTCGCCCACGGCGATTCCTACGTGTGGATCCACTCGCTCGATCGCCGTGCACCCGGCCGGGCCACGATGGTCATGCACCCGATCGCGACGGAGCTCGAGGGCCGCGACATGTCGCAGATGCGCGATCTCGAGCGCGTCGAACGGATCCACCACGAGGGCACGGTGCACGACTTGTCCGACCCGGAGGTGGCGGACGTCGAGGAGACGAACCTGTTCGTCGACGCCAACCGGGCCGTGCTCGCGTCCCCGACCCGAGACGCCGTGCTCCGGTACTACTGGCCCAAGCCCGGCGGCGACGAGCGGACCGGATACCCGAAGCTCTCCTACGTCCTGCACCTGCCCGAGCACGGCTGGGTCCTGGGCTCCGGCGAGTACGCAGACTTCATCGACGAAGAGGTCGCCGCGATCAGCGACGCCGCGTGGGCACGCGGTCGACGGCTCGTGGGTTCGGTGGTGCTCGTGGGCGCCGTGATCGCGGTCACCCTGATCGGGATCGCGATCTGGCTGGCCGGGCGCATCGCCACGCCCCTGCGCAACACCACCGAGCGATTGCACGAGATCTCCGAGGGCGACGGCGACCTGACCGTGCGCCTCGACGAGACGGGCGACGGCGAGATCGCCGAGATGTCGCGGTACTTCAATCGCTTCGTCGAGAAGATCCGGTCGATCGTCCACGACGTCGGCGAATCCACCGTGCAGGTCAGCGCCGCGTCGACCGAGATGGCCCAGACGTCGACCGCCATGACCGAGGCCGCCGAACGCACCTCCCAGCACGCGGTGTCGGCGAGCAGCGCGTCCGAGCAGATCAGCAGCAACATCGCGTCGGTGGCCACCGCCGTCGAGGAGATGGACGCGAGCATCCGCGAGATCGCCTCGCAGTCGAGCTCCGCCGCCACCGATGCCGGTCAGGCCGTCGAACGCGTCGACCACGCGAGCGCCACCGTCCAGAACCTGAGCGAGAGCAGCGACCGCATCGGCAGCGTGATCCAGATGATCTCGGGGATCACCGAGCAGACCAACCTGCTCGCGCTCAACGCCACCATCGAAGCCGCACGCGCCGGCGAGGCCGGGCGCGGCTTCGCCGTCGTGGCCACCGAGGTCAAGAACCTGGCCAAGAGCACGGCCGAGGCCACCGAGGAGATCACCGACCGCATCACCGGGCTGCAGGGCGAGATCCACGCCGCGTCCGAAGCGATGGGTGCGATCACCGACGTGATCCGCCGGATCAGCGACGCCCAGTCCACCATCGCCGGTGCCGTCGAGGAGCAGAGCGCCACCGTCGCCGAGATCTCCGGCAACGTGAACCAGGTCTCCCTGGGCGGCAACGAGATCTCCGAGAGCATCTCCACCGTGGCGTCGGTCGCCAGCGAGACCTCGGCCGGCTCCGCCCAGCTCCGCGCCGCGTCCGACGAACTCAGCCGGATGGCCGAGAGCCTCAAGGCGCTGGTGGTGCAGTTCCGCGTGTAGCGAGGCGTCGTGGGCACCGGACCCGCCGGCGTCGGCGAAACGTCCCCAGGTGGGGATGTTCCGCTGCGGAAGCGGTGGACGTGTTCCCAGGACCGATCCGGATCGTCGTGACGTGAGGGGGATGGATCGGGCCGCTCGCGGCTCCGGGGCCGGCGTCGTGGCGCCGGGGCCGGCATCGCGCCCCGATGCCGAGCCACCCGGCCCCCTCCGACCGCCTCCCGCCGCGAGATCCTCGACGCATCAACCATCAAATTGACAAAATGTGGGGTCACGAGGCACGTTGATCAAGCCCATCGGCAGGGAGACCGGCATGCGCCGCATTTCGATCGACGTCACGGACGCAGAACACGCCAAGCTCAAGGCCCTGGCGGCCCTGAAGGGTCAGTCGATCAAGGACTTCGTGCTCTCCCGAACCATCGGCGATGCCGAACTGGCGCCCCACCTCGCCGAGCTCGAAGCGTTGCTGGACGAGCGCATCGA is from Candidatus Krumholzibacteriia bacterium and encodes:
- a CDS encoding methyl-accepting chemotaxis protein, with translation MTIRSRILIATVAPIVAGIAVLVVVTALSVREQTHERIETARDRYEAAVVDRLRAQVEQAAAAIDGAEAAGADAGEELERVRHLAHGDSYVWIHSLDRRAPGRATMVMHPIATELEGRDMSQMRDLERVERIHHEGTVHDLSDPEVADVEETNLFVDANRAVLASPTRDAVLRYYWPKPGGDERTGYPKLSYVLHLPEHGWVLGSGEYADFIDEEVAAISDAAWARGRRLVGSVVLVGAVIAVTLIGIAIWLAGRIATPLRNTTERLHEISEGDGDLTVRLDETGDGEIAEMSRYFNRFVEKIRSIVHDVGESTVQVSAASTEMAQTSTAMTEAAERTSQHAVSASSASEQISSNIASVATAVEEMDASIREIASQSSSAATDAGQAVERVDHASATVQNLSESSDRIGSVIQMISGITEQTNLLALNATIEAARAGEAGRGFAVVATEVKNLAKSTAEATEEITDRITGLQGEIHAASEAMGAITDVIRRISDAQSTIAGAVEEQSATVAEISGNVNQVSLGGNEISESISTVASVASETSAGSAQLRAASDELSRMAESLKALVVQFRV
- a CDS encoding antitoxin, coding for MRRISIDVTDAEHAKLKALAALKGQSIKDFVLSRTIGDAELAPHLAELEALLDERIDRARAEGTSDRSVKDVFERARPDGGTDRDA